In Sphingomonas psychrotolerans, the following proteins share a genomic window:
- a CDS encoding alpha-2-macroglobulin family protein codes for MKLVARLGILALIAAPLGATLAMGDNSPQVEMATPGVGDGAIERFTARFNQPMVPLGDPRAAGPFTVECPVGGEGRWVDQQTFVHEFASPLPGGVTCTFTLKDKLKSLAGYALTGQTKFTVDSGGPIARAVLPSRYGNEIEEDQTFLVAANLAPDRASVGAHAYCAVDGVGEKIPVDVLPADVPGKLLAGLGTDQWAVQSFLEEAGLPKALPASDADRAKATASVVALKCRRPLPPGRDVALVWSKDIASATGRVAGTDQRFDFTVRKPFAARFECSRVNAQAGCSPVQDAWVRFSAPIPRAQAEAIRITLPDGKALTPVFSDEEKRKAVIADVKFKAPLPAAVTAKLTLPANVTDESGRKLSNAERFPLDVRFDEAPPLVKFAADFGILEAAEGGVLPVTVRNVEGQLGGSQMAVGGQSLKVEGGDGEIAKWLRAIDDAAETKSDDIKRGEETIRINQTGAKPLLTPATGKPFQVSLPGKGKDFEVVGIPLTKPGFYVVELASPRLGNALLGRNAPRYVAAGALVTNMSVHFKWGRDTSLVWVTALDSGKGVGSAEVRITDSCTGQVLAKGTTDASGRLGVPAGLPEPETYSSCENDSGSPLMVSARKADDFSFTLTQWGEGIRPYDFDLPYGYSAAEQVFHTVFDRALVRQGETVHMKHIVRKPIASGFGTSPAFTGTLRLSHRGSDTKYDLPLTIDANGIGETEWTAPQGAKMGDYDIQVVTNEAENEKVVYTSQSFKVDEYKLPTMKASVAGPKEAAVRPSTLPLDLFVGYLSGGGAGNLPVELRVGWFEGLTTPDGYDSYSFGGRALTEGVKPLNGDSETDEESTPLPPTQTLPVTLGGDGTARTSIEVPKSLDQPTNMQIEMDYQDANGEILTASRRIPIYTSAVQLGIKTDGWLMKQDDLRLRFVALDTSGKPLANQAISVELYSREILTARRRLIGGFYAYDNQMRTTKLGATCSATTDAQGLATCQLDPGVSGEVYAVATTKDANGNVARATRSTWLVGDDDWWFGGDNGDRMDVIPEQLEYKAGETAKFQVRMPFREATALVTVEREGVLSSFVVGLSGKDPVIEVPMPAAYAPDVYVSVMAVRGRVSGLSNWGSSLARDWGLPFSQDGGKPTATVDLAKPAYRLGIAKVKVGWEGHRLGVAVKAEKATYAARDTANVDVQVKNPDGSPAREADVAFVAVDEALLQLAPNESWDVLTAMMGDRPISVLTSTAQTQVVGKRHYGKKAVEAGGGGGGDLSGLNRENFQPVLLWKGKVPLDGKGRARVQVPLSDALTSFKLVAIATNGAQYFGTGEANVRTHQDLSIYPGVPQVVRTGDTFGAMFTLRNGSDKPMRVTAEVVLTPAVAQGKPLTVEIPAGGAAPVSWNLTAPNAAGKLSWTVSAKSADGKAVDKVTVAQDVIPAVPVETWAATLARVGEGTSFSIAPPAGALPGFGMVDISLADTLAPPLQGVRDYMSAYPYGCLEQRTSRAIALGDTGMWNGIAGELPAYQDADGLLRYFPGEWAGSEALTAYILSITAEAGLPLPEGPRAKAIDAMKAVLDGRLRREDYGDVRLQRIAAFSALARQGAATGAMLGQLGIAPAEMPTSSLADYLAALGKVPGLANGAQLRADAEKVLRTRLVYEGTRIDLSDKGNMPWWLMSSDDEAAIKAVMVTLGRPGWQDDSAKMMVGVAMRQQRGHWGTTTGNAWGTIAARKFMAAYPAEAIAGVTTASLGSASVSRPWPLLEPQRSFSLPLPTATTPLVMRQAGGAGPWAFVRVKAAVPLTQPLMAGYKMTKQVSVVQGLVPGRHTRGDVIKVTISVEASAERNWVVINDPVPTGATVIGSLGGQSEMLNAQAGTAEGVSPNWIERGQGSWRAYYGWVPRGSFTISYVMRLNASGRFSLPATRVEAMYSPEIRAQLPNAVMTVAER; via the coding sequence ATGAAGCTCGTTGCCCGGCTCGGGATCCTGGCGCTGATCGCGGCGCCGCTCGGCGCGACGCTCGCGATGGGCGACAACAGCCCGCAAGTCGAAATGGCCACGCCCGGCGTCGGCGACGGCGCGATCGAGCGGTTCACTGCGCGGTTCAACCAGCCGATGGTGCCGCTCGGCGACCCGCGTGCGGCCGGGCCGTTCACCGTCGAATGCCCGGTGGGCGGCGAAGGGCGCTGGGTCGACCAGCAGACCTTCGTCCACGAATTTGCCAGCCCGCTCCCCGGCGGGGTGACCTGCACCTTTACGCTCAAGGACAAGCTCAAGAGCCTCGCCGGCTATGCGCTGACCGGCCAGACCAAATTCACCGTCGACAGCGGCGGCCCGATCGCCCGCGCGGTGCTGCCCAGCCGCTATGGTAACGAGATCGAGGAGGACCAGACCTTCCTCGTCGCCGCCAATCTGGCGCCCGATCGCGCCTCGGTCGGTGCCCATGCCTATTGCGCAGTCGACGGCGTGGGCGAGAAGATTCCCGTCGATGTGCTCCCCGCCGATGTTCCGGGCAAGCTGCTCGCCGGGCTCGGCACCGATCAATGGGCTGTGCAGAGCTTCCTCGAGGAAGCGGGCTTGCCCAAGGCGCTCCCCGCCAGCGACGCCGATCGCGCGAAAGCGACTGCCAGCGTCGTCGCGCTCAAGTGCCGCCGGCCGCTTCCGCCGGGGCGCGATGTCGCATTGGTCTGGAGCAAGGATATCGCCAGCGCCACGGGCCGCGTCGCGGGCACCGACCAGCGCTTCGACTTCACTGTGCGCAAGCCGTTCGCCGCGCGCTTCGAATGTTCGCGGGTCAACGCGCAGGCAGGGTGCAGCCCTGTGCAGGACGCATGGGTGCGTTTCTCGGCGCCGATCCCGCGCGCCCAGGCCGAGGCGATCCGCATCACCTTGCCCGACGGCAAGGCGCTGACCCCGGTCTTCTCCGACGAGGAGAAGCGCAAGGCAGTGATCGCCGACGTCAAGTTCAAGGCGCCGCTCCCCGCCGCGGTCACTGCCAAGCTGACGCTTCCCGCCAATGTCACCGACGAGAGCGGGCGCAAGCTCTCCAACGCCGAGCGATTCCCGCTCGACGTGCGCTTCGACGAGGCGCCGCCCTTGGTGAAGTTCGCCGCGGATTTCGGCATCCTCGAAGCGGCCGAGGGCGGCGTGCTGCCGGTCACCGTGCGCAACGTCGAGGGACAGCTAGGCGGATCCCAGATGGCAGTCGGCGGCCAGAGCCTCAAGGTCGAGGGTGGCGACGGCGAGATCGCCAAATGGCTGCGCGCGATCGACGATGCCGCCGAAACCAAGAGCGACGACATCAAGCGCGGCGAAGAGACGATCCGGATCAACCAGACCGGCGCGAAGCCGTTGCTGACACCGGCGACCGGCAAGCCGTTCCAGGTCTCGTTGCCGGGCAAAGGCAAGGACTTCGAAGTCGTCGGAATCCCGCTGACCAAGCCCGGATTCTATGTCGTCGAGCTCGCCAGTCCGCGGCTGGGCAACGCGCTGCTAGGCCGCAACGCCCCGCGGTACGTCGCCGCAGGCGCGCTCGTCACCAATATGAGCGTGCATTTCAAATGGGGCCGCGACACCTCGCTGGTCTGGGTCACTGCGCTCGACAGCGGCAAGGGCGTCGGCAGCGCCGAAGTGCGGATCACCGACAGCTGCACAGGGCAGGTTTTGGCAAAGGGCACTACGGATGCCTCGGGTCGGCTGGGTGTCCCCGCCGGGCTGCCCGAGCCCGAAACCTATTCGAGCTGCGAGAATGACAGCGGCTCGCCGCTGATGGTCTCGGCGCGCAAGGCCGACGATTTCAGCTTCACGCTCACCCAATGGGGCGAGGGCATCCGCCCGTACGACTTCGACCTGCCTTATGGCTATTCGGCGGCCGAGCAGGTGTTCCACACCGTGTTCGATCGCGCGCTCGTCCGCCAGGGCGAGACGGTCCACATGAAGCATATCGTGCGCAAGCCGATCGCCAGCGGTTTCGGCACCTCGCCGGCCTTTACGGGCACGCTGCGCCTCTCGCACCGCGGTTCGGACACCAAATACGATCTGCCGCTGACGATCGACGCCAATGGCATCGGCGAGACCGAATGGACCGCGCCGCAAGGCGCCAAGATGGGCGATTACGACATCCAGGTCGTGACCAACGAGGCCGAAAACGAGAAGGTCGTCTACACCAGCCAGTCGTTCAAGGTGGACGAATACAAGCTTCCGACGATGAAGGCTTCGGTCGCGGGACCGAAGGAGGCGGCGGTGCGCCCCTCGACGTTGCCGCTCGATCTGTTCGTCGGCTATCTCTCTGGCGGCGGCGCGGGCAATCTGCCGGTCGAATTGCGCGTCGGCTGGTTCGAAGGGCTGACAACGCCCGACGGCTATGACAGCTACAGCTTCGGCGGCCGCGCACTGACCGAAGGCGTCAAACCGTTGAACGGCGACAGCGAGACCGACGAGGAATCGACTCCGCTGCCGCCGACCCAGACCTTGCCGGTGACCTTGGGTGGCGACGGCACGGCGCGCACTTCGATCGAGGTGCCCAAGAGCCTCGACCAGCCGACCAACATGCAGATCGAGATGGATTATCAGGACGCCAATGGCGAGATCCTGACCGCGTCGCGACGCATCCCGATCTACACCTCCGCAGTCCAGCTCGGCATCAAGACCGACGGCTGGCTGATGAAGCAGGACGATCTGCGGCTGCGCTTTGTCGCGCTCGACACTTCGGGCAAGCCGCTCGCCAATCAGGCGATTTCGGTCGAGCTGTACAGCCGCGAGATACTGACGGCACGGCGCCGGCTGATCGGTGGCTTCTACGCCTATGACAACCAAATGAGGACGACGAAGCTGGGCGCGACCTGCTCCGCGACGACCGACGCGCAGGGGCTGGCCACGTGCCAGCTCGACCCGGGCGTGTCGGGCGAAGTCTATGCCGTCGCGACCACCAAGGACGCCAATGGCAATGTTGCGCGGGCGACGCGCTCGACCTGGCTGGTCGGCGACGATGATTGGTGGTTCGGCGGGGACAATGGCGACCGGATGGACGTCATCCCCGAACAGCTCGAATACAAAGCCGGCGAGACCGCCAAATTCCAGGTCCGCATGCCGTTCCGCGAAGCGACTGCGCTAGTCACCGTCGAGCGCGAAGGCGTGCTGTCCAGCTTCGTTGTCGGGCTCTCGGGCAAGGATCCGGTGATCGAAGTGCCGATGCCTGCCGCTTATGCGCCCGACGTCTATGTCTCGGTGATGGCGGTGCGTGGACGCGTGTCGGGCCTGTCCAACTGGGGATCGAGCCTCGCGCGCGACTGGGGGCTGCCCTTCTCGCAGGACGGCGGCAAGCCGACCGCGACGGTCGATCTCGCCAAGCCCGCTTATCGGCTCGGCATCGCCAAGGTGAAGGTCGGCTGGGAAGGCCATCGCCTCGGCGTCGCAGTCAAGGCCGAGAAGGCGACCTATGCCGCGCGCGACACCGCCAATGTCGACGTGCAGGTCAAGAACCCCGACGGCTCGCCGGCACGCGAGGCGGACGTGGCGTTCGTCGCGGTCGACGAGGCCCTGCTCCAGCTCGCGCCCAATGAGAGCTGGGACGTGCTGACCGCGATGATGGGCGATCGGCCGATCTCGGTGCTGACCTCGACCGCGCAGACGCAAGTCGTCGGCAAGCGCCATTACGGCAAGAAGGCCGTCGAGGCCGGCGGCGGCGGCGGCGGCGATCTCTCCGGGCTCAACCGCGAGAATTTTCAGCCGGTATTGCTTTGGAAGGGCAAGGTGCCGCTCGACGGCAAGGGCCGCGCACGGGTGCAGGTGCCGCTCTCGGATGCGCTGACGTCGTTCAAGCTGGTCGCGATCGCCACCAACGGCGCGCAATATTTCGGCACCGGCGAGGCGAACGTCCGCACCCATCAGGATCTCAGCATCTATCCGGGCGTGCCGCAGGTGGTGCGCACCGGCGATACGTTCGGGGCGATGTTCACGCTGCGCAACGGCTCCGACAAGCCGATGCGAGTGACGGCGGAGGTCGTGCTCACGCCTGCGGTTGCCCAGGGCAAGCCGCTGACCGTGGAGATTCCGGCGGGCGGCGCCGCGCCGGTGAGCTGGAACCTCACTGCGCCGAACGCGGCGGGCAAGCTCAGCTGGACGGTCTCGGCGAAATCCGCCGACGGCAAGGCAGTCGACAAGGTGACGGTGGCGCAGGACGTGATCCCTGCGGTGCCGGTCGAGACCTGGGCGGCGACTCTCGCCCGGGTCGGCGAAGGCACCAGCTTCTCGATCGCGCCGCCGGCGGGGGCCTTGCCGGGCTTCGGTATGGTCGACATCAGCCTCGCCGACACGCTCGCCCCGCCGCTGCAAGGGGTGCGCGACTATATGTCGGCCTATCCCTATGGCTGCCTCGAACAGCGCACTTCGCGCGCGATCGCGCTCGGTGACACCGGCATGTGGAACGGGATCGCCGGCGAGCTTCCCGCCTATCAGGACGCTGACGGGCTGCTGCGCTATTTCCCCGGCGAATGGGCGGGATCGGAGGCGCTCACGGCCTATATCCTGTCGATCACTGCCGAGGCCGGACTGCCGCTCCCCGAGGGGCCGCGCGCCAAGGCGATCGACGCGATGAAGGCCGTGCTCGACGGCCGCCTGCGTCGCGAGGATTATGGCGATGTCCGTCTCCAGCGGATCGCCGCCTTCTCGGCGCTCGCCCGTCAGGGTGCGGCGACCGGCGCGATGCTCGGCCAGCTGGGTATCGCGCCGGCCGAAATGCCGACTTCGTCGCTCGCCGACTATCTCGCGGCGTTGGGCAAGGTGCCCGGTCTCGCCAATGGCGCGCAGCTCCGCGCCGATGCCGAGAAGGTGCTGCGCACGCGGCTGGTCTATGAAGGCACGCGGATCGACCTCAGCGACAAGGGCAACATGCCGTGGTGGCTGATGTCGTCGGACGACGAGGCGGCGATCAAGGCGGTGATGGTGACGCTCGGCCGCCCCGGCTGGCAGGATGACTCCGCCAAGATGATGGTCGGCGTGGCGATGCGCCAGCAGCGCGGCCATTGGGGCACCACCACCGGCAATGCGTGGGGCACGATCGCCGCGCGGAAATTCATGGCGGCCTATCCGGCCGAAGCGATTGCGGGGGTGACCACCGCCAGCCTCGGCAGCGCCAGCGTCAGCCGGCCCTGGCCTTTGCTCGAGCCGCAGCGCAGCTTCAGCCTGCCATTGCCGACGGCGACGACGCCGCTGGTGATGCGCCAGGCGGGCGGAGCCGGGCCGTGGGCGTTCGTCCGCGTAAAAGCAGCGGTGCCGCTCACCCAGCCGCTGATGGCGGGCTACAAGATGACCAAACAGGTCAGCGTGGTGCAGGGGCTGGTGCCCGGGCGCCACACCCGCGGCGACGTGATCAAGGTGACAATCAGCGTCGAGGCTTCGGCCGAGCGCAACTGGGTGGTGATCAACGATCCGGTGCCGACCGGCGCCACGGTGATCGGCAGCCTCGGCGGGCAATCCGAGATGCTCAATGCGCAGGCGGGCACTGCCGAGGGTGTCTCGCCCAACTGGATCGAGCGCGGGCAAGGGTCGTGGCGGGCTTATTATGGCTGGGTGCCGCGGGGGAGCTTCACCATCTCGTACGTGATGCGACTCAATGCCTCGGGACGGTTTAGTCTGCCGGCGACGCGAGTCGAGGCGATGTACTCGCCCGAGATCCGGGCGCAGTTGCCCAACGCGGTAATGACGGTGGCGGAGCGGTGA
- a CDS encoding glycosyltransferase produces MLITAIDTIAREATLFAAIWFLVGGIDDLLVDLIYFSRRAYLQLLFPFRPPTDVSTLATPVPSGRIVIFVAAWDEAGVIGRMLRTALARFEHDDYRIYVGTYPNDPATIAAVAEVAELDQRVRLVIGGVPGPTTKADCLNALWRALLRDEAAEGVAPLGIALHDAEDIVHPLELQVYARWLQHCATVQLPVLPLPHPRSRFVAGHYCDEFAEAHAKVLVVRQALGAGLPLAGVGCAIRRDVLDGIAAARGGAPFDATSLTEDYELGLTISARGAGCASRASPNGPAARR; encoded by the coding sequence ATGCTGATCACCGCGATAGACACGATTGCCCGAGAGGCGACGCTGTTCGCTGCGATCTGGTTCCTCGTCGGCGGTATAGACGATCTTCTGGTCGACCTGATCTATTTTTCCAGACGGGCTTATCTGCAACTGTTGTTCCCGTTTCGTCCGCCCACCGATGTCTCGACGCTCGCCACGCCCGTTCCGTCCGGCCGGATCGTCATATTCGTCGCGGCGTGGGACGAGGCCGGCGTGATCGGGCGGATGCTCCGCACCGCGCTCGCCCGCTTCGAGCATGACGATTACCGGATCTATGTCGGCACCTACCCCAACGATCCCGCCACGATCGCCGCGGTCGCCGAAGTCGCTGAGCTGGATCAGCGAGTCCGGCTGGTGATCGGCGGCGTGCCTGGCCCCACCACCAAGGCCGATTGCCTCAACGCGCTATGGCGCGCGTTGCTGCGCGACGAAGCGGCAGAGGGCGTCGCTCCGCTAGGCATTGCCCTGCACGACGCCGAGGATATCGTTCATCCGCTCGAACTTCAGGTCTACGCCCGCTGGTTGCAGCATTGCGCGACGGTGCAGCTGCCGGTTCTGCCGCTGCCGCATCCGAGATCGCGCTTCGTTGCCGGCCATTATTGCGACGAGTTCGCCGAGGCACATGCCAAAGTGCTCGTCGTACGCCAGGCGCTGGGCGCGGGGCTGCCATTGGCCGGGGTGGGCTGTGCGATCCGGCGCGACGTTCTCGACGGGATCGCCGCGGCACGCGGGGGCGCTCCGTTCGATGCGACCAGCCTCACCGAAGATTACGAACTAGGCCTCACGATCAGCGCCAGGGGGGCCGGGTGTGCCTCGCGCGCGTCGCCGAACGGCCCGGCGGCCCGCCGGTAG
- a CDS encoding glycosyltransferase family protein, with protein MCLARVAERPGGPPVAVRAYFPDTPAAAVRQKARWLTGIALAGWDRTGWRATLNPGDHWMRMRDRRATLALPVLALAYATLLLWSVSMTLHFIDRSAMPALAPAVRTLLWVNFALLLWRLLVRAAFVQRAYGWGEAFWSAPRVLVGNYIALFAARRAIVLYVRILLGAAPRWDKTDHQFPDLSERAAP; from the coding sequence GTGTGCCTCGCGCGCGTCGCCGAACGGCCCGGCGGCCCGCCGGTAGCGGTGCGGGCCTATTTTCCCGACACGCCCGCCGCCGCCGTCAGGCAAAAGGCGCGTTGGCTCACCGGCATCGCGCTCGCCGGCTGGGATCGGACCGGCTGGCGCGCGACGCTGAACCCCGGCGATCACTGGATGCGGATGCGCGACCGCCGCGCCACGCTCGCGCTGCCGGTACTCGCCCTCGCTTATGCCACGCTGCTGCTGTGGAGCGTATCGATGACGCTTCACTTCATCGATCGCTCGGCCATGCCCGCGCTCGCCCCGGCGGTACGCACCTTGCTCTGGGTCAATTTCGCCTTGCTCCTCTGGCGGCTGCTGGTCCGTGCGGCGTTCGTCCAGCGGGCTTATGGCTGGGGCGAGGCGTTCTGGTCGGCGCCACGCGTGTTGGTCGGCAACTATATCGCATTGTTCGCAGCGCGCCGCGCGATCGTCCTCTACGTCCGGATCCTCCTCGGCGCGGCGCCCCGCTGGGACAAGACCGACCACCAATTCCCCGATCTGTCGGAGCGCGCCGCGCCGTGA
- a CDS encoding sulfite exporter TauE/SafE family protein produces MDLYLPIANLSVNALVIVALGLGVGLLSGMFGVGGGFLTTPLLIFYGIPPTVAAASAASQVTGASVSGVFAHFRRGGVDVHMGLVLVAGGVVGSIAGAGLFRLLQVTGVIDTVIAILYVLMLGSIGGLMLHESITAVRVGRGAVPPRARKRRHHPLVAMLPLRWRFYRSGLYISPLAPLLLGFFTGILTVLLGVGGGFILVPAMLYLLGMGTQVVVGTSLFQILFVTAAATMVHATTTKAVDIVLAVLLLIGSVAGAQLGARFAQKAKPEYLRLALALIVIAVALRMLLGLAWRPDEIYSVELL; encoded by the coding sequence ATGGATCTGTACCTCCCAATCGCCAATCTCTCGGTCAATGCGCTGGTGATCGTGGCTCTGGGCCTCGGCGTCGGCCTGCTTTCGGGTATGTTCGGCGTAGGCGGCGGCTTCCTCACCACCCCGCTGCTGATCTTCTACGGCATCCCGCCCACCGTCGCGGCCGCCTCGGCCGCGAGCCAGGTGACCGGCGCCAGCGTCTCGGGCGTGTTCGCGCATTTCCGCCGCGGCGGCGTCGACGTGCATATGGGGCTGGTGCTCGTCGCCGGCGGCGTGGTCGGCAGCATCGCCGGCGCGGGCCTGTTCCGATTGCTCCAGGTCACCGGCGTGATCGATACGGTGATTGCGATTCTCTACGTGCTGATGCTCGGCTCGATCGGCGGGCTGATGCTTCACGAGTCGATCACCGCGGTACGCGTCGGCCGCGGTGCCGTGCCTCCGCGCGCCCGCAAGCGCCGCCACCATCCGCTGGTCGCGATGCTGCCGCTGCGCTGGCGCTTCTATCGCTCCGGGCTCTACATCTCGCCGCTCGCGCCGTTGCTGCTCGGCTTCTTCACCGGCATCCTCACCGTGCTGCTCGGCGTGGGCGGCGGGTTCATTCTCGTCCCCGCGATGCTCTATCTGCTCGGCATGGGTACCCAGGTCGTAGTCGGGACCTCGCTGTTCCAGATCCTGTTCGTCACCGCGGCGGCGACGATGGTCCACGCCACCACCACCAAGGCAGTCGACATCGTGCTCGCCGTGCTGTTGCTGATCGGATCGGTGGCGGGGGCGCAACTCGGCGCACGCTTCGCCCAAAAGGCCAAGCCCGAATATCTCCGCCTCGCGCTGGCGCT